The Mustela erminea isolate mMusErm1 chromosome 10, mMusErm1.Pri, whole genome shotgun sequence genomic sequence CACACTATCCTTAGTTTGCTAATTTTGCCTGAAAGCTGTCAACAAAGGGCTAACAAGAAATGATTTGATtcttttcagtttgcttttcaattaagatattttcttttcctttccttttccccatccCTGACAAGCTTGTATGGAGTAGCCTGGGCCTAAAGCTTAGTTGAGTCAGGTTGGGGATAGGGAACAAGACTTTTGGTAGTTGTGAGAGGTGACGGGATAAAAGCATCCAGGGACTGAAGGGAGTATAAGCCCAAGTTCAAATCTAGagaaaaatacaactaaaaacaTACTTTCAGCAACATTTGCTCCAAGTATTCAATGGCCAGCTGACGGTGGTGACAGGACATTGTCCTCTAATATCTCTTCTCCCTTATTTGTAGAATAATGGGACTTTTGTTAGTTGGACGCATGGGCTctaaggaaaagaatatttcaagCCTCTTTTGCAGCTGCAGTGTGGCAATGTGATTGAATTCTGGACAAGATATAAGGGGAAGTATGTGCAATTTCTTGGAAGTGTCTTTAGAGGGAGGAGGTatattcctttcctcttttctttttcctgctggaAAGATTAGAAGTCAAGTGGTGATGGGGAGAGCTAAAGCAGCCATCTTGGGCCATGAAAGGATTCTGAAAATAAGTAGTATGCATGATGGAGCAAAAGGGTAGGAGGAATCCTTAACATCATGGAGGGCCATGCCATCTCTGGTCTCCCTGGATGTGTTACATGAAGACTCCCTTCTGTCTTGTTTACCTTACTTGGCAGGGtaggggtgagggcagggaggcAGTTTTAggttatagtcatatttttccAGACTCATATATAAAGTTATCAGGTGCACGAGCAGAAATAATGTGGAGATATTCTCATGCTATCCCATAGAGGCAGAGAAGGGTCACACATCATCACTATTTCACCTGTGGGAAAGTCTTTCAGAGGGGTGAATTCAGTTCTTCATCCCATCTTCCTCCTATTGTATCCCGAGTTCCTTCTCTCTGGCCCGCATCACCAGCAATTACACTTCTCACTTTTTATCAGTACTGTTCCCCACGGTACATAAATATATTCtgccttttaggtttttttttttttttttttttgtaaagattttgtttgtttatttgacagacagagatcacaagtaggcagagaggcaggcagagagagagagggggacgcaggctccctgccgagcagagagcccgatgcagggctcgatcccaggatcctgagatcatgacctgatctgaaggcagaggcttaacccactgagccacccaggtgcccctgccttctAGTTTTGCATGATCTGTAGACTGTGAGAACGTGGGGATGGAAAATGTCTCTTTTGTAACCACTTCTCCCACTTATCATGCAAAACAAAGCATTACTTAAATTTCAGACACTCCATACACTCCATAATTGAATTAATTTGGAATGCATTTTTCAACTCCACTCATTACAccatttcctgttttttgttgttttttttttttttcaatctcatcttcagattttctgttctttagaGAAATTATCTTCACAGGAGACTGAATTATAACTCTCTAAAATAGTGGCTCTTAACTTGAGGAAGGGGAAGACATTAGAACCTTGGGGAGTCCATCAGTGCTGCAAAGTTTTATATGTGGGAATATGAGCTTTTGCCTGGAGGAAAGTACGGAGCTTTCACCAAAATTTCCAGAAATTCATGACCCTTCACTAGCGTACAGTAAAaaacaaggaggaggagaaggggggtggggagggagaaggggaggagaagaagaatgggaggaggaggagaaagaaaaagaaggagaagaattattattattattctttggcTAACATGATACCTAAAATTGGTTTTTggatgggggaagagaaggaacaagGCCTATTTGGACAATGCAGTTTATAAAGAAGATAAGTCCATAAATAgatcaaaatgttttatatatctaaagttattgttgtttgttgtgttgttttgttttgtttatttaggcTTGACTTTCTTTCCATGGTGTTGAAGAATAACCTTAATCCTTAGTCCCAATTGAAGAGGCGACCAAGCAGAAAAGATCAGACACTGGCAATAAACTGAAGCAATGCTTTATTGCAACCACAAAGCACCAATTCAACAAGGTATTGACACACAGAGATTTGAACAAATGTCTCTTTGAACAGAGATGTAGCAAGCTCACTTTTTTCAAGTTCTTAAAGACAAGTACTCAAACCAAGAATCAAACAAAGCAtcagagcaattaaaaaaatattacaccATCATgaaggaatatatataaaaatattctgtccTAGTAACAAGGCTTTTTGATCTATAACTCTCAGCAAATTCCTTCAGAAACAAATCAGTATAAATACAAACCATAAAGtgaaaaaatgctttcttcttcaGAAACAAAGAGCCAATTTGAAAGTAAATCTATGCAGAAAATATCATTATCCCCTGTGAAAAAAGCTGAATATGGATGGCGATCCCCAAGACAAAACAGAGTTTCTCTTTTCAGAGGCTCTGCTCCTGCAGGGGCCATGATGCACGTTCCTCTCAAACATCGCAGTACATCCCAGTGAAACCTTAATAAGGTCAAGTGAAGGACCCTCTATAAAAGAGGGTGTCGGCAATTCCATCCAAATAACACAAACTCTAAGGAGCAGAGGGATTCAAGGGAGacagcatctctctctcttttctccccttccctaaATTTTCTGGTCTTTCATCTCTCTACATCTGTAACCAGAAGATCATTCCATTCAACACTTTTTCAAGGATTTTGGGAAAGCAATCTGAAGAAAACCcctttggtggggaggggtgtccaACCATGTCAAAGATAACTCTGTTTGACAAGCTCCACCAGGAAAACCATGCTGTCCACAAGTCATCCTTGCTCCTCCTGGCTGAGTTCAGGTCAGCGGATGGATTGCCTAGTCTATCCCATAGGATAACTTTTCATTTGACTGAAATTctttacatatacacatgtatgtattctGTTTACAAAGTTTCATCACATGAAACTAAATTATATCTTATGTATTTTTTGAGGTCTAAGACCCCAATTTGTACTATGAAGAGTTGTTCTTTAGATGTTTTGTCTGCAGAGGTTTTACATGATACTCGTAGATTTTCAGAGCAGGCCCCAGTTTTAACTGAAGTCCCGTCAACACATCATTTCTTGTCATCAATAGCAGGGATTTTCCATCAATCTCCTATAATGGAAGAAGACAGTAAAACCAACACTGAGTCCAAAAGCTCAAGGataatgaagaacaaaaaaagttcaaaggaaaaagacataTTGATTGTCCTCAAGCTAAAAACATTACTTTTTCACTTGGGTCAAATGGAAAATATGGACTCCTCTATTTTTATGCTCCatctttcacttttatttttgaattaaatataATCCATAGCTGATCTTGTTTTCAAGATCACATCCCTAAAGTCACATCTTAAAAAATGATGGCAGGCTTGGCACATATATCTGTAAGAGTCAGAGATATtgtttctgaaagaaataatgaccctttccatttataaaatgtactGAAGTTTGTGCAAAATTTCTGTGTACTTAACTCCTAAAACAACTCTATAAATTAGGGCAGGCAGGTATTATCAGATTTTACAGGCAAACCAAGGACCAAGGCGAGAAGTTAATGTGCTAAGATCACGAAGTTAGGCAAGGAAAACAGAGGATTGTAAATCACCTGCCTAAAACCAAAGCTGATGTTCTTTCTGTAACGCCTTGGTGTTTCTCTTGACACTTGGAAGTAAATATGTGTAGTATAGGTGAACCAATGGGGTCATAGATGACTAGGTATTCCAGAATCTTGCCAATTACAACAATGGGCAGTGGAAAAATGATTCACTCTCTGTGAACGTCTTTcctgtcctctttctttctttcttcctttctttttctttcctgtcctttaaaagaagaaccatggggcacctgggtggcttagtgggttaaagcctccgccttcagctcaggtcatgatcacagggtcctgggatcgagccccacatcgggttctctgctcagcagggagcctgcttccccctctctctctgtctgcctctctgcctacttgtgatctctgtctctgtcaaataaattaataaataaaatctaaaaaaataaataaataaaaataaaagaaccatcCTGTCTCAACCTGAAAATCAACATACCATACTTCCTCTTAGTGGATCCTCAAGATTCAGGTAGTGAAGGTAGTGACGGGCAgggctctgcccctgctctctcagAGTCCACTTCCCACTCCCTTCAGGTACCCAACCAGAGTTCCCTGGAGACCACAAAGCTTTTGGGGTAAAATATAAACAGGCTTTTCATGAAAGGGATATGGATCCCAAATACAGAAAGTAGTTTGGAACTTCTGGAAAGGGATCACTGAGAAGCTTGCTGAATACcaccttatttttattattttttacgtGGGACAAGTGAGCTGGCTCTTAGGGGGCTTGGGCTCAAGAGATGGACCAGCTGCGCATGTCTGGTAAGCACTGACTTGTCTGTACAGACATACGTCTGTAACCATCTCCCTCACTGATGGACAGATAAGGGGACAGGGTACGTAATTCCAACTACACAAAACTGACTCTTTCCTACACTGACCCCAAGAAAGCCATTCTTCCAAACTCCCTTGTGTTTTACCAGGCTATGAAGAAAATGTGCTTTGTATGTCTCCGTGTGTGGAGAAACATCACTGGGCTCACGGGCTGAAGAAACACCcactttgggatgcctgggtgactcagtcagctgagcgtctgcctttggcttgggtcatgattccagggttctgggattgagttccatgtcaggctccctgctcagccaggagcctgcttctccctctgcctgctgctccccttgctcgtgccctctctctttctctttctgttaaataaataaatgaaaatcttggaaggaaggaaggaaggaaggaaggaaagaaaaagagagaaagagagaaagaaagaaatacccactttgtgactttgggtaaataccttcctcctctgtctcctcagttGGTAATGTGGGGATTTGGGGGTTTCTGATAGGATTCTTTGAGATACTACTTTCACAAATGCTTCCTGAGCTATGAGTTATATAATCACTTATTGTTCCTCAACAGGCCCATGGTCCTCATGTCATGTCAACCACCTATCATGAACCAGAGCAGAAGGGCAAGGAATTACTTCTAACTGCTTTTTGGTGTTATTGAACTCTGGAAACCTTTATTTTGCTgacaactaggaaaaaaaaaagtctcacatTAATTTGTGAGAGACAACTATTCAAAAACATGGTGCATAAAAAAGCAGTTAGTTGACAGGGCAGACTGGAAATTTATTTAAGGACAAAGGATTTGACTTTCCaaatctaaaatgttttcttctccttaCGCAGCTAGTAAGCCCAAAGACTGCCCATCAGTAAAAGCTGTAAGGATGAGAATTGGCTGAGGAGCTTATGACATGCGGAAACCACTCTAGCAGTTCTGAAGGCACTATGAGGTCACAGGAATCTGAATCACAGGTTTCTTCAAAGCTCCCATATATCTTAGATTGACTGAGATGAAGAAGTACTCACTTGTAAtgctttaaaaaacagcaaagcccttcctgctctccttcttgcctttgttgttgtttgctccTACTTAACTTCCTACATATTTTAAATGGGCATCAGGAAGAGATGACACTGCTTTAATTTCTACACAACAAGAAAACTTCCTTGACTaaccgaatttttttttttttaatctttgctgGCAAAAAAGTCCTTCTACAACTCAGCATTTCTGTCAAAAGCCAAGttgtctgtgaaaaatgctgaaatttggattttatttaagaCAAAATGGAAAATCAAGTTTCATGCTCCAATTTGATTTTCCCTTTGTTCAGTAGCCATACTGCAGTTCACCTCACACTAGGGCTGGTAAAAGAAAGCTCCATCTGgaaatcctcattttaaaaactggaaataaatagaACTCATACATACAACAAAACATTCCTCTTTGGTCATGACTACAGCAGCTCAGATGAATGGCAGTAGAACACAACATGATGGAAATGTGAGCTTCCAGGTCAAACAAACTGCAGTCTGAACCTTGTCTCTCCACTGCTTATTGTGTGAGCCTAGACAAAGGACCTGaatttcctgagcctcagtttccttacttgcaaaatgaaaacaaatccctGAAGGATTCTACAGATTAGAAATGATTCATTCACGTAAGGcacctagtacagtgcctgacaGACAGGAGGTTCTCAATGACTAGTAAGCAGCAAGAACAGGATGTGTTCCAATTCCAAATCCATCTACTGCTTCCTTTCTGGAAGTGTGCTCCCTGCCTGAATGCTACCCTTTGCCAGAGGGATGTAGGCGTATTCCTGTTCAAGTTCAGAAAATTCGGTGAGATTAAAAAAGCTCaagactacatcaaaaatttGTCTCATAAAAACTGCAAACACAGAAAAGTTCCTTGATTAAGGAAGCGAATCATTTGTTACATAACTTCTATAAAAGATTGAGATGCAAATGAAATCCAAATTTTGCCAGTCAGCATGGTGTACTAGAAGGAGCATGAGACTGGGAAATGGAAGACAAGAGTTTCTGATGCAGACTCCGTCAGTCATTTTCCACAAGTAACCACTCCTCTGTACCCCAGTCTGTTTATTAGCATAAATGAAGGGGTTGGAGGGTGACCAGAtccagttaaataaatatttaaaaatcccatGATTTAGCATGTATGTTATGATTAAAGTCAAAACAAAAAGATAGTTCACATCTTGGGATCCTGTTTACCTCCCTGTGTTAGGGATAATCATTTGTCAGTTTCAGTTTCTATCTTCATGTAAGAGTAACCCAAGTACCTGTTGGACAAGAATATTTATGCAAAAAATCTTTGCCTACTTAATAAGTTCCAGCAAGTACTCATGTATGGAAGTAAGGTTTAGAAATGGTACGTGTAAATTTCCAATGAGAGCAAGACCCATGATGTAAAAATAACTGAGTGGGATCCTTAGATATTATAGCTCAGTAGAGAAACATGTGTTTTagagaaagacattattttattgcttattaGGTGGGGCCTGGGCAAGTTATTAATCTCTCTCAGCCTCATTTCCTTACATATATGATGGAGGAAAAGTAGCTACTGTATTTCACTGCTGAAAGAATTATTGAGATAACACAGGTGAAGTAGAATGCCTGATATCTACCAAGTACTCCATAAAGgctagctatttttaaaaaagtctctattaaaaaaaaatcttaatcctTTTacttttcactctttctctctacaaATGCTAATACACCTTGATAGCTCTTTCAATGGAGATTGTGATATGGCCAATTGGAATGATGAGGTAGGAAGAGGttgggaagagaaaaacagtGGCTGTCAAGAAAGAGGAAACTGGTTAATAGCAAGGAGGGACAGTGAAAAAGTCAAAGAGAAGTCAGTGGGCTTTCTGATAGGAGGGCCCTGCAACTAACCCAGAAGGCCATACTTGTGGGGTGGTCTCTGCTGTCCCAAATATAGTTCAGAGGAAAAGAAGGCTCAATTAGAAACAGAAGATGGGATGAAAGCCAAACTCTGCTGCTTCTTAGTTTCTTGTGTATCATCTGGccaattatttctttcctctgtgaaATAAGAGGTTTGGACTAAGCTGACTTCTGTCCATTCTAGTTCAACACACTCTTAGATGCCGATTCTGTCTTTGATAAGCATCAGACTCACCATCCTTACAGGAAAGTCTCCCTATGAAAGAACAAAGCACAGACTCCTTACCCATGATGTGGAGGAATTTGATGAAATGGGCTGTCCTTTTCCACTTCAGTCTTCCCTCTCacattttctagaactttctttgtAACAACTCTCTTGCCATTCACTATCTGGCTACAAGTGGTGACCAGCCTGAAGTTTCCCATTCCACTGCTTACAAAGGGTACAAATGTCCCAGAGGAAGGGGGACTTGGTCTGGAGCCCAGGGATACAAATGTGGAAAATCCTGTGTCCAATATGGGGATGACATCAAAGAAGGAGGAGTGAAATCTCCTGGCCTTACCCACATGACCAGTGGAAAAACAATCTCCTGAGAAGAAGTCTCCATCTTCAAAGACATTTTGAAAGCCACAGTGTGGCCTCTCAAACCGTGGTTTCTCTTTCAAGCAGTTTTTGTCTCTGCAGTCAcctgtattttccattttgatgTGGTTCTCTTTGGACTTGTCATAGTTGTTGCGTTTCTTGGTATCAGACAAGACGTCATAGGCTTCTACTACTCGTTTGAATTTCTCCTCAGCTGCCTCCCTGTTTTCTGGGTTCTTGTCTGGATGTACCTGAAGAGCTAACTGGTGGTAAGCCTTCTTAATATCAGCGGGGGATGCATTTTGAGGCACACCTAGTACTCTATAGTAATTCATCATGTTTCCTTAAAGGACCTTTCCTTTCAGATGGAATGGGCTGTCCTTTTCCACTTCAGAACAACTTCCATATAATTTTGGAAAGTAAGATGGTGAGCCACTCCAGTCTATACCAAGACCCTTTGAATCTCCTCACATAGTTGTTGGAACAAACTCTCTTCTGGGGAGGAAATTCCTCTTTGGTGTCCTTTactcttccccccctcccccgcccccacagctCAATGTGAGGAGAGTGACTATGAGCTCAACATTATCAGCCAATGACTCTCAGCTGATGCTGTGCCTGCCTTGCATCCCTATTGGCAGAAAATATGAGGTGGATAATATACATATTAGGAAGATTTCACCTAGTTTAAAAAACCAACACTGAGCAGCctgtttatagaaaaaaatacatctatgTGGCTCAAAAAGAAGTCTTTACCTCATTTGTTAAGGCAACAGTCAGAAGCAAAATGGGTCTTGCCCTTCAATTCGACACAAAATCCATTTTGGCTCATTGTGAGGGCTAATGCCTTCAGTGACTTAATGCGTATCTCCCTGTTATTTAATATTTGCTACTGGCACAAAGTGTGTGATAAAGGGGCTCTATTACCAAAAAAACCTTGTACACATttctgatgaagaaaaagaatgaaactcacttcatcaaatgaggaaactgggttACAGAGATGTCTGcctagatgtaaaaaaaaaaaaaaaacccaccagaaTAGATACAAGGAACAGAATTAGAAGTGAAGGCTTCCCATGTATGGTCAGATAAGGCTTTTTCACTTCAGCTATCTTTATAAAGTTAGCCTTTTTGAAACTTATCTCCGGACTTAAGAATAAAACTAAGTAGCAACATCACAACAgcagatgctttaaaaaataactttgaggCTCAAGTGTAGGAAGGGTGGCTGGTTGCTCTTTTTTCCAGGACACATAACTACACATCTCTCAGATTTCCTTGCAATTTGGTGTGGCCGTGTGACCATGTCCTGGCCAATGACATATGAAGAGATGATGTGTACCTCTTTCTGTGAACACCCGGCCCATAAAACTACTTACATgtgctcctccttcctctttatcTTTATGCCAACTGAATGTCAACGTCTGGATGATCTTGATCTGACTGCAGATGACAGAGCCTCCATCACCCTGGGTTCTTGAATTATAGAGAAGGAGAACACTCCTACAACCACCACGGACTATTTACATGAATAAGAAACAAGCTTCTACTATAATTAAGCCATTATACATCTTTTTATCTACTTGTGACAACAGTTAGTCCACTCTAATACACCATGTCCACAACTTCACCTTCACTTCCAGAAACTTCAATAATGTCATCAACCAGCAAAGTCCTACCTCTGCAACTTGAAGTCCAAAATCCTATCCTATCTCTCACTCTTCACTCTCATTACACCGATTTTCACATTTCAATTCCACTTTCTCCAGGGTCATGAGTCTCCTTCAGACTCTTCATTTGTATCAAGTCTGTACCCCTTGGCTGGCCATgtgaactattcttttttttttttttttaagattttatttatttatttgacagagagagacagtgagagagggaccacaaggaaggggagtgggagagggagaagcaggttttccactgagcaagggcctgatgtggggcttgatcccaggaccctggaatcatgacctgagccaaaggcagatacttaaccaactgagccacccaggtgcccctgaaccattcttttcttttctttttttttttttttaagattttatttatttatttgagagagaatgagtgagagagaacatgagagaggagaagatcagagggagaagcagactccccaaggagctgggagcccgatgcgggactcgatcctggaagtccaggatcatgacctgagctaaagcagctgctcaaccaactgagccacccaggcatccctgaaccaTTCTTTCATATACCCTCTCAAATTGCCCTCTTAGGCCCTTAGTCAACCATGGTGCCCATGCCACAAACACCCCATCAAGGAGAAGAATAGCAATCCAACTTCTCTGACTCCTATGCCTGATGCAGCTGGGGAAAATAAACAAGATTTGAAGATGAAATCCTATACAGAAGCCATGTGCCAGTCTCAGCTGGGCCAGGAAAATTACTCTGCAGTTCTTCTATGTATCCTTGGTcagctccctctcccattccctttgATGGCCACTCTTAAACTCACTGCTCTCCTCCAGTTCCTTATTAAACCTCTCCCCATCCTGTCCACCCCAAGCACAGGAGCTTGCTTCTTGTTTAGCAAAGGAAATAAGAATCTGTTGGGAACTCCCTTAATGTCCCTGGGGACAACGGCAATCTTAGCTAGATCTGTACACATCCTCACCTATGCCCCCAGAGCACAGGAAGGATAGAGGAAAAACAGGAAGGATAGAGAAAGACATCCCTGTCTTGCTCAGAATTaatcccttcatttttttaaaaacaaaaaaacgaaaacGTTGAATATTTTATTGACCAAACTGAATGAACGGAATCATGTATATCATGGCCaacataacattttattatggtaaaatatgtaTAGCATGAAGCAGGCCATTTTagttaaccatttttttttttaaaagatcttatttatttacttcacaggcagagatcacaagcaggcagagaggaagggaagcaggctacctgctgagcagagagccctatgtggggctcgatcccaggaccctgggatcatgacttcagccgaaggcagaggctttaacccactgaggtgcccttagttaactatttttaagtgtataaggTAGTGGCATTAATTGTAGTCACAACATTGTGAAATCATTGttaccatctatttttttaaactcttccaTCACCCCAAACAAACTCTATTAAACAGTaattcccctctcccccagcccttggaAGTTCTAATATTTGTGTCTCTATGAAGTTGCCTATTTTAggtatttcatatgaatggaatcatacaatatttaagTGGTTTACTTCACTTAGTgtagtgttttcaaggtttatccacatagcatgtgtcagaacttcactcctttttatggctgagtaatattctgttgtatggatataccatattttgtttatccattcacctgttcatagacacttgggttgtttctaccttttggtaattgtgaataatgctgcaatgaccaTTTGTGTACTATTGTACACAAATTGTGTACGACTGTAGTATCTATTTGAGTCCCTCTTTTCAATTCTTTGTGGAGAATTGTTGagccatatggtaattctatgcttAACTTTTTGAAGACCCACTAAACTTTcctacagtggctgtaccattttatattcccaaccagcaatgcatgagggttccaaattctccatgtccttgccctTCCATACTCTTTGATCTCATCCTTTTACTTATCCTAAGGGAGTCTGCTTTATTTAACTGTCCTCAATCTCATTCAATTTTAACCTAATTCTTTTGGCTACTTTCCTGCATATAAATAAGTTTGAGTGTCTCCTCTCTTAAAAAGAACCCTTATGccaattgtgtaagactgatgaatcacagacctgcacccctgaaacaaataatatatgttaaaaaacaaacaaccaaaccaacaaacaaaaacaagaaccctCATGCCTACATGACACTCCAGCTCCTGGTTCTCCCTTCACTTGGCCGGCCTCCCACTCACTGCTCAAAGGAGGAAAGCGTCCTCTACTTCCCGGTCAcccaccctcccccttccccaactccACTGAAACTCCACCATCATTCACAGACCCCACCACCAGGGCTTCACCTTTTTCAGGTATCTGAACTTGTTGATCATTGCATTTTTCTGAAACTTACTCCTTCACTGGTTTCTGTACAAGTTCTCATTACTGGTTctttccctacccacccccccacccactgtTCTTTCTCAGTTGCTTTTGCTAGTTACTTTTCTTCTCCAAACAATTAAAACTTTGTTATTCCCCCAGGGTGCT encodes the following:
- the LOC116567333 gene encoding dnaJ homolog subfamily B member 8-like; translated protein: MMNYYRVLGVPQNASPADIKKAYHQLALQVHPDKNPENREAAEEKFKRVVEAYDVLSDTKKRNNYDKSKENHIKMENTGDCRDKNCLKEKPRFERPHCGFQNVFEDGDFFSGDCFSTGHVGKARRFHSSFFDVIPILDTGFSTFVSLGSRPSPPSSGTFVPFVSSGMGNFRLVTTCSQIVNGKRVVTKKVLENVRGKTEVEKDSPFHQIPPHHGQEPGHGLQRLLGLAALRLPISHLPHKVQSPFLLGSNTT